One genomic region from Desulforegulaceae bacterium encodes:
- a CDS encoding cache domain-containing protein → MPVKKFIKFSNNTSFRIALPAITTILLFVIVIFFIFLPHIEKSFVLRKKEMIKELTETVWSLVESYRERELSGELSTDEAKLRAVLRIGKLRYGPELKDCFWITDTTPRIILHPYHPDIQNKKIADIEDEQIKNLFLKFNQVVKEKGFGYIDYHWQWKDQPGKISPKTSYTKIFEPWGWIVGTGMYTNDIYSEINAIRNKLLAVSIGILGLVLSLSLYSIRQTMKMDRELIKTFFERQKLMESLKESKERFRSLLETTSDWIWESDEKGRFTYSSPRAEDLFGLPSDETKGKTIIDFVPLVLKSVYKEPYEELISLQKPFKGFEVTCLGKNRQNIVLEINAVPVFSEKGEILGYRGVTRDISVRKMAMEALKKSRDRLHSNLEETVKSLVAAEEKRDPYTAGHQERVDKLACAIARELGLPEKQIEGLHFAALLHDIGKIALPSEFLSKPTLLSSQEQEIIKCHAEIGYDILKNINFPWPVAEIVYQHHELLDGSGYPRGLKDEEILLEAKILTVADVVEAMSSHRPYRPSLGVEASLNQIRKGRGVKYHGPSVDACLKLILEKGFDLVGEKHVDLHS, encoded by the coding sequence ACAACCATTTTGCTTTTCGTGATTGTAATTTTTTTTATTTTCCTTCCCCATATAGAAAAAAGTTTTGTTTTAAGAAAAAAAGAAATGATAAAAGAACTTACAGAAACTGTGTGGAGTCTTGTTGAAAGCTATAGGGAGCGTGAACTTTCAGGAGAATTAAGCACAGATGAAGCAAAACTCCGTGCAGTTTTAAGAATTGGAAAGCTCCGTTATGGGCCAGAATTAAAAGATTGTTTCTGGATTACAGATACAACACCCAGGATAATTTTGCATCCCTATCATCCTGATATTCAAAATAAAAAAATTGCTGATATAGAAGATGAACAGATTAAAAATTTGTTTTTAAAATTTAATCAGGTTGTTAAGGAAAAAGGCTTTGGCTACATTGATTATCATTGGCAATGGAAAGATCAGCCTGGAAAAATTTCTCCCAAAACATCTTATACTAAAATCTTTGAACCCTGGGGCTGGATTGTAGGCACAGGAATGTATACTAATGATATTTATTCTGAAATAAATGCCATTAGAAACAAGCTTCTAGCTGTTTCAATTGGAATTTTGGGTCTTGTTCTTAGTCTTTCCCTTTATTCAATCAGGCAGACAATGAAAATGGATCGGGAATTGATCAAAACTTTTTTTGAACGCCAAAAACTTATGGAGTCTTTAAAAGAAAGTAAGGAAAGGTTTCGCAGTCTTTTGGAAACCACAAGTGACTGGATATGGGAAAGTGATGAAAAAGGCAGATTTACCTACTCCAGTCCAAGGGCAGAGGATTTGTTTGGCCTGCCAAGCGACGAAACAAAGGGCAAAACCATAATTGACTTTGTTCCTTTGGTTTTAAAAAGTGTTTACAAGGAGCCTTATGAGGAACTGATTAGTTTACAAAAACCATTTAAGGGATTTGAGGTTACCTGTCTTGGGAAAAACCGGCAAAATATTGTTTTGGAAATAAATGCTGTTCCAGTTTTTTCAGAAAAAGGCGAAATTTTGGGCTATAGAGGGGTTACCAGGGATATCAGTGTTCGTAAAATGGCAATGGAAGCTCTTAAAAAAAGCAGGGATCGCCTTCATTCCAATCTTGAGGAAACAGTTAAATCTCTTGTAGCAGCAGAGGAAAAACGGGATCCTTATACAGCAGGTCATCAAGAACGAGTTGATAAGCTTGCCTGTGCAATTGCAAGGGAGCTTGGACTTCCTGAAAAACAGATTGAAGGACTCCATTTTGCAGCTCTTTTACATGATATAGGAAAAATTGCCCTTCCATCAGAATTTTTGTCAAAGCCGACTTTATTGTCATCCCAGGAACAGGAAATTATAAAATGCCATGCTGAAATAGGCTATGATATATTAAAAAATATCAATTTCCCATGGCCTGTGGCAGAAATTGTTTATCAGCACCACGAACTTCTTGACGGCTCGGGTTATCCACGAGGACTTAAAGATGAAGAAATACTTTTGGAGGCCAAAATCCTTACAGTTGCCGATGTGGTTGAGGCAATGTCATCCCACCGACCTTATAGGCCCTCCCTTGGAGTTGAGGCATCTCTTAACCAAATTCGCAAAGGAAGAGGTGTGAAGTATCATGGGCCAAGTGTTGATGCCTGTTTAAAACTTATTCTTGAAAAAGGTTTTGATCTGGTGGGAGAAAAGCATGTGGATTTGCATAGCTGA
- a CDS encoding YwbE family protein has protein sequence MNGQLRDNIKPGASVNIVLKKDQRKGTLTKGIVRDILTKSKKHSHGIKVRLEDGQVGRVKEVFD, from the coding sequence ATGAATGGACAATTAAGAGATAATATAAAACCCGGAGCAAGTGTAAATATTGTATTAAAAAAAGATCAGAGAAAAGGCACTCTTACCAAGGGAATTGTTAGGGATATTTTGACAAAATCAAAAAAACATTCCCATGGAATAAAGGTCAGGCTTGAAGACGGTCAGGTGGGAAGAGTAAAAGAAGTTTTTGATTAA